From one Amaranthus tricolor cultivar Red isolate AtriRed21 chromosome 17, ASM2621246v1, whole genome shotgun sequence genomic stretch:
- the LOC130803514 gene encoding LOW QUALITY PROTEIN: probable esterase KAI2 (The sequence of the model RefSeq protein was modified relative to this genomic sequence to represent the inferred CDS: substituted 1 base at 1 genomic stop codon): MGIVEEAHNVKVVGSGTNVIVLGHGFGTDQSVWKHLVPHLIDDYKVVLYDNMGAGTTNPDYFDFXRYSTLEGYAYDLLAILEDFKLSSCIFVGHSVSAIVGAIASIMRPDLFSKLLLISASPRYLNDVDYYGGFEQEDLDQLFEAMQSNYKAWCSGFAPLAVGGDMDSVAVQEFSRTLFNMRPDIALSVAQTIFQSDFRQLLCHVTIPCHIIQSIKDLAVPVVVSEYLHQNLGGDSIVEVMSSEGHLPQLSSPDSVIPVLLRHIRHDIVV, translated from the exons atgggaataGTAGAAGAAGCTCATAATGTAAAAGTAGTAGGTTCTGGTACAAACGTAATAGTATTAGGACATGGGTTTGGAACAGACCAATCTGTTTGGAAACATTTGGTACCTCATTTAATTGATGATTATAAGGTTGTTTTGTATGATAATATGGGAGCTGGAACTACTAATCCTGATTACTTTGATTTTTAGAGGTACTCTACTTTGGAAGGTTATGCTTATGATTTGTTGGCTATTTTGGAGGATTTCAAGTTATCTTCTTGTATTTTTGTTGGTCATTCCGTTTCTGCTATTGTTGGTGCCATTGCTTCCATTATGCGTCCCGATCTTTTCTCTAAGCTCCTCTTAATCTCCGCTTCTCCGAG GTACTTGAACGATGTTGACTACTATGGAGGGTTCGAGCAAGAAGATCTAGACCAACTATTTGAGGCAATGCAGTCCAACTACAAGGCTTGGTGCTCGGGTTTTGCCCCATTGGCAGTGGGTGGGGATATGGACTCAGTAGCTGTCCAAGAGTTCAGCAGGACTTTGTTCAACATGAGGCCTGATATCGCCCTTAGCGTGGCTCAAACCATTTTTCAAAGCGACTTTAGGCAATTGCTTTGTCATGTGACTATTCCTTGCCACATTATTCAGAGTATCAAGGACTTGGCTGTTCCAGTGGTTGTGTCTGAGTATCTCCATCAGAACCTTGGAGGAGATTCTATCGTCGAGGTCATGTCATCGGAAGGCCATCTTCCTCAGTTGAGCTCCCCTGA